The sequence tacattcaaccaaacgcaatttattttcttgaaaaaaaaaagtgtaatttattGTTAATGTTACACTATCTACGCCCCATAATATTATACCATCTATTGTTAAACCCAATACTAGATTATAGATTGCCCTTTCATTTGTCATTATTGTCAACTCTTTTTTATGACTATAGATTGCAAACCATATTGTCAATAAAATTGTTGAAAATGATAAAaggtttgtttattttgttttgttttgtttttaaaaaaaatacgcTAATCGCATAGTTTTATAGATTGGATGGTCAACATGTTTGACATGAAGTTCATTGTGCAGCATAAACATCAACAGATGATGTGTTCAACAATAGGATTGACATAATATTAattgaatacaaaattattgAATGATTTCTAACAAAAATCACATCACATATAACTTACACCTACCTCATTATAAAAATCACAAGTTCCTAAGTAATACTGTCGTTACAAGATTCGAAATGACATCATGATTATGTTGAATAGACTATGCATCTACACCGTTAGATTTACctttaataaacaaaaaagtccattgttatatataatttgtgaggaaaaaaaaaacattcaaaacaGTGTAATTtggaagttttgaaaaatttctacCACGATGTTTCACTAATACtaatcacaaatatatatatatatatatatatacatatatatatttttaaccaCTATTAAGAAGAATGGTTTTGATGTAAACACACACATCGAAATATTATTTCATCTTCGAAGTATTATCATCTTATATTTCTTACATATTTCCAAcccaattgaaaaaaataaacagagtaaaaaaatacaacatcATTGTAATCTACGTCAAAGTTCACTTAACCCTCAACCACAATAAAGCTAAGAAGGTAGGGACAAAAATATGTCATTTTCCTATAGCTTAACATCATTTcccatcttttatttatttatttattttttgtgtgtgagaaTATTTTTTGGCCAAGATAACATCATTTCCATCTGTGTGCAACAACTTAATACTATCATAATACATCCCATCTATCTGTCTGCCACTATTTgggtataaaaataatattttcccccttttatttacaacttttaataaaaataatgtcaaaaagaaaaaagaaaaaaaattcgaaacacacaagtttattattattttttaaaatggagtCCTTTATGATTGATGCATGTCAATAGTGCTATGATGCtatcaataataataagtttgtTAAACACACTCAATGTATTACATATTCCCTTCACACAAGGATTTATCAAACCCATGGATCTCGTATTTGGAACATACTCTTATACAAGAGAGGTGTAGTATATGTTTGGAttatcttttactttttctttagcttctttaaatacaaaattttaaatgttatattttagatttttttaaaattaaattctactATATTTTTGTATTGAAAGTAATTGTTTTTGGGAAATATAAACATGTTTCCATTACATTGGTCAACGTAGTATGgttgttgaatttaattaagaaatctAATATACAAAACTATTAAGAAACTTTATTTAAGTTCTCATATATATTGTCACTAGGTGTTTGTACAATTTAGACCTAACTTATATTATGTGTATTAGTATACTAGACACATTAGAATATGGATACGTGTTCAATTTTGGACACATGTTCGCATCCTAATGTGTTCAGTGTATTGATGCACTAGACACAATCTCAACTCATATAATTTAATTACATGATTGTATTGAACAATGTaacaaacataatattttattttataagaatagtTAAATTTAACTATATGGTTCATTGGTTAAAGTAATAGGATCGTTGAATTTAATTTAGAAACTAAAATTACAACATTTTATAAATTGTgcttaaattttatcattttaatccAAACTCACATTAtacttttatcaactttaaataaataaaaattaaaaaactcacaATTACAATACAGAAAATTCcttgtctttctctctttgtctttttatatatatatatatatatttttttttttttttcaagagtgCAACATAGAATAATTTCACTAATCTAAAAGTGATCCACTCTAATCacaattttgaggaaaaataaagtaacaaaaagacaaaaagcaacgaaataaataattataattataattagcACTAAATGAACACCTAGGAATAAATTAGTAATTGAGAGATACGTAATCCCCCACAAAGCTACGACGTTTTCGCTGCTCCGTCGTTCTCTTCCATTCTCATTTTTGTCACCTCATTAGTcatcatttaaaaaacaaaaaaaaaaaacaaaaaaaacaaaaaaacaaaaaataaagaaataaagagagagagagagagagagtgtatgTGTCTGTCTGTGCGTAAGAGAAATCTCATCGATTTTCAATCTACAGAGGCACAGAGATTGATTTTTTTCCAGAGAGCGACCGAGCGAGACTGAAAGTCTCATCGACGTGAATTCGATACGCAAAGctttatagagagagaaagagagagagagagagagagtggaaaGTTTGTTCGTCGTGGTTGGAGAGGACAAAAAGGAACGATGAAGGACGAGACTGCATTTCGTGAATCGTCGAGATTCGTGTAAAGGAGAATCGGAGTCTCTCAGATCGACCGGTTTGTGCATTTGAGTTGTGTATTTCCTTGCtgagaggagagaaagagagagagagagagatgatcgGCGGAGGAGAGGAAGCGACGACTCCGGCGGCGGAGGGGTCACAGCCGCTGGACTGGAAATTCGCTCAGGTTTTCGGCGAACGAACCGCCGGTGAAGAAGTTCAGGAAGGTTTGGTTTCCATTTCCGATTTAGAAGTCATcgatttggtttttttaagcTTTAAATTAGGgcttgattattttatttttttatgtgccttttataatttttagagttactaattaattgttaataatttgatatctctattttgctttatttttatttttgtgagctAAATTTGTGTATTCAATGCTAGATTGATGGAGTGAGATTTGAACATATGTGGATAAAATTTAGTGAATAGGTTGTTGTCATTGTATTTGAACAGCTCGTTGTACTTTAGCATTAGATTTGTGGATGGAAATAATGTAGTTTTAGGGTTAGAGTTGCTATGTAATTATGATTTTACTGTTTTTGATAAGTATGATTTTACTGTTGTTAAAGTGTCAGTGCTGAAAAGAATTATGGGTTTTGTGTATGAATGGCTTTTGATTCGTTGAGCTGTTTATTTGGATACCATTGGGATATTAGCTTTGTTAAACTAAGTTCATGATTGGGAGCTGGAGTCTTGTTGCCTCCTTTATGGATTTGCTTTATTTGGGGCTAATAAGGCGAGGTGGGGATACTCTTTGAGTTTGAATCCCATTATAAATGTTACACTTTACTCCCGATTTGTCTTTTCTTTGGAGGAGTTTGTGGAAGCCTAAAGTTCCTACCAAGATCAGTATTTTCATGTGGATAGCAGTTCTGGTAACCTGAGGAAGTGTCAAATAATCATTTTAGACTGGTGTTGCATGTGTAAGAGGGATGGGGAGACTAATGATCATCTACTCCTCCATTTCCTTGTTATCCAAAAGGTTTGGAGCATGGTATTTTCTCTTTTCGGGGTTCAATGGGTTGTAACAAAGGGTGTTCTGGAGAGGAAAGTTTGGTAGATCCATAGTGGGGTGATTCGGAGAGTGATCCCCATGGTCTCATGTGGGGTATTTGGAGAGTGAGGAAGATGCTTTaaagatgtgaaaattttgtttcttgacCTGAAATTTTTATTCCTCAAGACTTTGTTTGAATGGATAAATGTCTTAGGTTTTTGGTCTATTGGTACTTTGTTTGAGATGCTTGATAGTtgtatttttaagtgtttgatgTTGGTGTACCTGTTTTACTTTTATACGCCCAGTGTACATGCACTATGCCTCTTTTTCATTTGATTAATTCaatatttacttataaaaaaaatagagattcaGCTGGTCTTTGAAATttagagaagaaagaaattgGATGCACCAAAATACTAACTGTTGTTCATACAAGAATCAGAAATTCAAGCTGAAGCATGTAAGGCTTGACACCATTAAAGGTTTTATTGTTCCTTTCCTCTCACATAATCCATATTATACATAGAGGAGTGCTCCATATTGCCCATTATTATGTTGTCTATACAAACCCTTCCAGCGAAGAAACACACAATAACCTTCAAAGGCATCATCTTCTGAATCCCAAAAGGAGAAGAGGTTAAAGTCCACAATTCTCTCACAACAAAACAATGATGCAATAGATGTTCAAATGATTCTCCACAAGAATTACGCATAATACACCTATTCGCAAGAATCATATTCCTTTTGATGAGATTATTCACCGTCAAAATCATTCAATGTACGCATCCATGCAAAGAAAGCAACCTTCCTAGTTACTTTGCTATACCAAATTTTCTTCCAACGAAGCAAAACTTGATTTGAACCTCTTAAGGTTTCATGAAAAGAATGAActtcaaattttctatttctttcaagtttcaaaaccaaATTATCCTCCCTCAATCCCAATGGGTAATTAGAATGTAACAAATCCATTGGACTGATTAATTTGCAACATTGGACCATCATCCAAGTTAGTatctaaattaacaaattagTAGGAACATTAATTTTGGAATAGGGTGTTAATTGCAgaatttttatagtttaacaTTGCATATGCCCCTATAGTTTAAAGTTGCAGAATTTGTAGTTGAGGGTGCAGATTAGAAATGTGTTCATAATTTAGGCTGGATGGTTGTGATTAACTATAGTTTCTTTACATTTACTAGAGTTATTGGGTGTGTAGTTTGATGCTGGTGGATGTTATCTCTACAATGGTGAGGTTTTCCCTCACATTATTCTTCTTCTCAGGAGGGATTATATATAGAATTAATTGGAACGTGAATAGGCTTTTAGAATGTAGCATGTGTCATAAggctctccccccccccccccaccaacaaaaaaaaaaaactactatttttttttcctgaatgtCTATAGTGTTTGAGAGTATTACTGAATTAACCTGCTTACATGATGATTGTTATGTTTGCAGTTGATATCATTTCTGCTATTGAATTTGATAGAACTGGGGACCACTTAGCCACAGGAGATCGTGGGGGTCGGGTGGTTTTATTTGAAAGAACTGATACAAGGGATGTAAGTCTGTGAATTGCTAACttgtttattttgtaaatacttttgttttagtgtatttttccataattttttttagttgttacCATTTCATAATATAGTCTGTAATATGAGCATATAATATGTAGCATGGTGGACAACGGAGAGAACTAGAGAGGATGGATTATTCAAATGGGAGACATCCTGAGTTCCGCTATAAAACTGAGTTCCAGAGCCATGAACCTGAGGTATTTTTACTTTTACACGGTCacatattatttttgtttatttatgtccCTTTTTATGCAATAtggattttaataattttatgcaatCTTTGTTTTTCCTGTTTAAATTCAGTTTGACTATCTTAAGAGCTTGGAAATTGAGGAGAAAATCAACAAGATTAGATGGTGCCAGGCAGCTAATGGTGCCCTGTTTCTTCTATCCACTaatgataaaacaataaaattttggaaGGTGAAGGcacttttgaatttttgctcttgatatcataaatatatatattggataaTCTAGAGTAGCTGAGAAGGTGGTTAACAGTTAAGAGTGAATGAAACATTTGACAAGAAATTTTGTGATGGTTATGATGTTATGGTTACTGCTATGAGGGTCCATTAAGAAACATAAGAAGACCTGTCTCGACTAGTTATTTATGAGAgcatatataattaatatgcAGGCATTAGTTTTGGACACATTGGCTAGACAATGTGCATGGTATTATTGATGGTGGTGAtcagaaaattttattgcattgaGTCTCGGAAAATAGAATTCAATGCATTGAGATAGAAAAATTGATGTAAAaggactttttgtatttttgatcTGGATGATCAGAAAGAGTGCCTTCTGGAGAGAACTGATAATAGGTCACTTGTTGGATTGTTGGAATCTACCCTTCCCCTTCCCTTGGGGCCAAACTTATtgtcaaataaaagaaaagggacCAGTAAAAACTCCCTACTCTGTAAATAACAAGGACAAAGCTACCTTTAATAATGGACCATTTAACTGTCTAGTTTTTAATCTCTTGATATCTCATAGGACACAGCTCATTAATCAGCCTTTTTGAATACTGTTCCTCCCTCCCCTCCTTGTTTCAACACACACAGATGTAGTGTGGTAAGAATAAGATTTGCACTGACTAGTATAACAAACTAGTGAGCAATACTAGTCCTGAATATATTAACAGTCTATTTGAATAATGAAGTGGAACTTTCTAAGACCAGTGGTGTTTTCTGTTGCTGTTGCTTAATGTCGGGCAGGTCCAAGAGAAGAAGGTCAAGAAAGTGTGTGACTTGAATATGGATCTTTCAAGAGCCATGGGAAACGGTCCAGTTGTTTCTTCAAGTATATCAgcaagctccaaatcatgtatGGCGAATGGAGGATGTGATGAGAGATCCTCTGGTTATTCAAGCATTGATACTTCACTCCCATCTGGGGGTCTATCATCCTTACGGCTACCCATGGTAGTTGTACTCAATCTgatattcttatttttctggCATCATATGGTTCTGGAGTTGAGAAATAATCTTGCTTGGCAGCTATTGAAAGTATGGCATTGTTGCCGGGCTTCAAGTTTATATGGTTTGCTCCTTTAACACTTGGTACATTTGTGACATTCAGGTGACCAGTCATGAGACAAGCCTTGTGGCTAGATGTCGAAGAATCTATGCTCATGCACATGACTATCATATTAATTCTATTTCAAACAACAGGTGCATTTTTCTTACTGatataatttattcttaaaCCCTTCTATCTTAAATTTGTCGTCTATATTGCATGCCTCTTTTATGTTGCATATTCATGTTGACTTTGTGCTTTTATTTATACTTGAATATGCTTCTGCATAATTTATGATTTCCTCATCAATAAGGATGCAAGTTATTCATGTTGATTCACTTCTTCCTAGTATGGTGTGTGAAACAGAAGGCTTTATCAGGTGCTgtttattgagagagagagagagtgataaGAGTGAGAAGGATTTTGCCTTAACTTGAAGTCTTTTTCTATGCTGTACTTATGACCTCttctttgtaattctttaggcttCTCTGTGTGCGTTACTATGCACTTGGAGTAGtctctttttcaataaaagtatcttgattaaaagaaaagaaaaaaacggTCTTTTTCTATGCAATATGCATGCCTGTAGTGATGTTTGATTATTTTCTCTGGAAATGCATCATATGTATGGCTATCATGTCCATGACATTCACTGATtacttatattcttttttcccccttttgtAGTGATGGTGAAACTTTTATCTCTGCGGATGATCTGCGaataaatctttggaacttagAAATTAGCAACCAAAGTTTCAATATCGTTGACGTCAAGCCTGCAAACATGGAGGATCTTACTGGTAGAACCCATGGCATTCTGAGTGGCAAATTAAATGATTTGACGgatctttttatcatttttagttTAAAGGATTTGGGTgtgttacttataaaaaaaagaaaagaaaaggatttggATGTGCAAAAAGAAAACTCTATTCGAATAGATAAAGCATCATTCTTTCTGgtgtttctatttttcttaGTATATACTTTCTAATTCTCTCCCCTTTTCTGGGGTGAATGGATGAGAAGACAATTTATCTGTTTCtcattgggttttgttgattattGAGTTGTTGTATTTATGTACACAACTCAGTTTCATACATAATTTGCTAATGCGATCAAAGAGCTTCGGCATTCTCATTGCTTGAATTTATTTGTGCAGAGGTGATAACATCAGCGGAGTTTCATCCTACTCACTGTAATACGTTAGCATACAGTAGCTCAAGGGGCTCAGTCCGTCTCATTGATATGCGGCAGTCAGCGTTATGTGATACTCATAGCAAATTGTAAGTTGTCTATCAGTCTTTTGTCTTGTCTACTTACTTTCCTCATCTTTATTTGCATCTTGGTGCGTAAGCAGTGTTTACttgtcaaaagaaaagaaagtgtgagaatatttttagaTACATTCACTTTTTGACTTGTAGGTTTTTATAACGCTTTTCACTGGTACAGGTTTGAGGAACCGGAAGTGCCTGGTACAAGGTCTTTTTTCACCGAGATAATTGCCTCAATTTCAGATATTAAGTTTGCTAAAGATGGGAGACATATACTTAGTCGTGACTACATGACCCTTAAGgttcatatttctttttttttaagttcctaTTTCTGTGAATCACAAATGCATAATACCAAGAACTGAATTCTCAGTGCTGGATGTTTTTTCATGCCATCTGGTATGTGTAGAAGAAGTTAATAGCTTTGTGTTAGCTGTTTTTCATCTTTCATTTAAGCAATAGTGTCTTGGTCTCATTTTGAATAAGAGTACTTTTATGCCTTTTTATTATTCTGAAACTAATTATTCTGATTAAGATTGCTACAGAGGTATTGTAATCCTTTGATCTAGCAAATGAGCTTTGGCTCAAATCACACATCCTCTTCCCACAAGAATGGTTAGAGGTTGACGTTGTAGGGTCAAAACCCATGGGCTGTGCATGTTAACttactaattaaaaaagaaaatttgtaatCCCTTGATCTGCATCAAGTTTGATATTTAATAGAATTTGAATTGAGTAGATACGCTAATCCATTTTTGATCTCCAACTTTCTCCtcatttggttttgttttcttggTTGTCAGCTGTGGGACATAAATATGGATCGTGGCCCAGTTGCAACTTTTCAGGTTCATGAATATTTAAGACCTAAGGTGATGCATTCCTTCAGAAAGCCTTTACTAATTCTTTATGATATAGAATGGAGCAGATGCATTTATAATATACAATGcaatttattttagttctttACCTTGGTCAGCTGtgtgatttatatgaaaatgatTCTATCTTCGACAAATTTGAGTGCTGTCTAAGTGGAGATGGACAACGCGTGGCAACAGGTTCCTACAGGTCTGCTTTAACCATAttgcatgaatttttttaccatcattagtaaaattgtaaaataccTAAGCATGATACCTGCAACTCAATGTTTGATGCAATATTTTTTCCTGCATGATCCTCATTTACCACCATAAGTTAAAACATGATACCTGCACCACAATGTTTGATGCAATCTTTGTCTGTGATTCCAGCAATCTGTTCCGTGTGTTTGGTTGTTCTGAAGGCAGCACAGAAGCAACAACATTGGAAGCCAGCAAAAACCCTATGAGGTATTTTTTGAGTACATCATCTTAATATAGGTGTATGACAATGATAATAGCT is a genomic window of Quercus lobata isolate SW786 chromosome 2, ValleyOak3.0 Primary Assembly, whole genome shotgun sequence containing:
- the LOC115971441 gene encoding serine/threonine protein phosphatase 2A 55 kDa regulatory subunit B beta isoform-like isoform X1, with the translated sequence MIGGGEEATTPAAEGSQPLDWKFAQVFGERTAGEEVQEVDIISAIEFDRTGDHLATGDRGGRVVLFERTDTRDHGGQRRELERMDYSNGRHPEFRYKTEFQSHEPEFDYLKSLEIEEKINKIRWCQAANGALFLLSTNDKTIKFWKVQEKKVKKVCDLNMDLSRAMGNGPVVSSSISASSKSCMANGGCDERSSGYSSIDTSLPSGGLSSLRLPMVVTSHETSLVARCRRIYAHAHDYHINSISNNSDGETFISADDLRINLWNLEISNQSFNIVDVKPANMEDLTEVITSAEFHPTHCNTLAYSSSRGSVRLIDMRQSALCDTHSKLFEEPEVPGTRSFFTEIIASISDIKFAKDGRHILSRDYMTLKLWDINMDRGPVATFQVHEYLRPKLCDLYENDSIFDKFECCLSGDGQRVATGSYSNLFRVFGCSEGSTEATTLEASKNPMRRQVQTPTRPSKSLSTLPRVLRRGADTSGVDANGNAFDFTTKLLHLAWHPTENSIACAASNSLYMYYA
- the LOC115971441 gene encoding serine/threonine protein phosphatase 2A 55 kDa regulatory subunit B beta isoform-like isoform X2, whose protein sequence is MIGGGEEATTPAAEGSQPLDWKFAQVFGERTAGEEVQEVDIISAIEFDRTGDHLATGDRGGRVVLFERTDTRDHGGQRRELERMDYSNGRHPEFRYKTEFQSHEPEFDYLKSLEIEEKINKIRWCQAANGALFLLSTNDKTIKFWKVQEKKVKKVCDLNMDLSRAMGNGPVVSSSISASSKSCMANGGCDERSSGYSSIDTSLPSGGLSSLRLPMVTSHETSLVARCRRIYAHAHDYHINSISNNSDGETFISADDLRINLWNLEISNQSFNIVDVKPANMEDLTEVITSAEFHPTHCNTLAYSSSRGSVRLIDMRQSALCDTHSKLFEEPEVPGTRSFFTEIIASISDIKFAKDGRHILSRDYMTLKLWDINMDRGPVATFQVHEYLRPKLCDLYENDSIFDKFECCLSGDGQRVATGSYSNLFRVFGCSEGSTEATTLEASKNPMRRQVQTPTRPSKSLSTLPRVLRRGADTSGVDANGNAFDFTTKLLHLAWHPTENSIACAASNSLYMYYA